One Oceanicoccus sagamiensis genomic region harbors:
- the slmA gene encoding nucleoid occlusion factor SlmA, protein MTKKVSRRQQILQALAHMLEVSPGERITTARLAKEVGVSEAALYRHFPSKSKMFEGLIEFIEETIFTRVNMILKEEDQAMVKLEKILGLLLAFTERNPGITRILTGDALAGETERLRARVVQFFDRFETQLKQTLREAEIQEGIRPTMPMNIAANLLLATIEGRICQFVRSEFKRKPTENWQDQWPVLMNGFFKETAAGSSTPMAQASYQNG, encoded by the coding sequence ATGACGAAAAAAGTGTCCCGCCGACAGCAGATTCTCCAGGCACTGGCCCATATGTTGGAAGTCAGTCCAGGTGAACGAATCACCACCGCTCGTCTTGCTAAAGAGGTAGGCGTTTCAGAGGCAGCACTTTATCGGCACTTCCCCAGCAAGTCTAAAATGTTTGAAGGTTTGATCGAGTTTATTGAGGAAACTATCTTCACTCGGGTGAATATGATTCTCAAAGAAGAAGATCAAGCCATGGTTAAACTGGAAAAAATACTGGGCCTGTTGCTGGCCTTCACTGAGCGCAACCCTGGCATTACTCGAATACTTACGGGTGATGCATTAGCCGGTGAAACCGAACGCCTGCGAGCCAGAGTTGTTCAATTTTTTGACCGCTTTGAAACCCAGCTAAAACAAACCCTAAGGGAAGCAGAAATTCAGGAAGGTATTCGCCCAACCATGCCGATGAATATCGCAGCCAATTTACTCCTGGCAACCATAGAAGGGCGAATCTGCCAATTTGTGCGCAGTGAGTTTAAGCGCAAGCCTACCGAAAACTGGCAGGATCAATGGCCGGTATTAATGAATGGATTTTTTAAAGAAACAGCTGCTGGCTCTTCAACCCCCATGGCTCAAGCCAGTTACCAAAACGGCTAA
- the argB gene encoding acetylglutamate kinase, with product MSLSRDAAGNVANVLTEALPYIQRFTNKTIVVKFGGNAMTDDHLKEQFARDIVLMKLVGMNPIVVHGGGPQIGTLLEQLNIESRFVDGMRVTDSKTMDVVEMVLGGSVNKEIVNLLNHNGGKAVGITGKDGDLIRAKKMQVSQQTPEMTAPEIIDIGHVGEVESIDTSVLDMLVNSNFIPVIAPIGVGSDGSSYNINADLVAGKIAEVLMAEKLMLLTNVAGLLDKQGEVLTGMSTQQVDDLIADGTIYGGMLPKIRCAQDAVKAGVTSSHIIDGRVPHAVLLEIFTDEGVGTLITNRSL from the coding sequence ATGTCCCTAAGCCGCGATGCCGCTGGCAATGTCGCTAACGTACTCACTGAGGCGCTGCCTTATATACAACGTTTCACCAATAAAACCATTGTGGTGAAATTTGGCGGCAACGCCATGACCGATGACCACCTTAAAGAGCAGTTTGCGCGGGATATTGTGCTGATGAAACTGGTGGGTATGAACCCCATTGTGGTCCATGGTGGTGGGCCACAAATAGGCACCTTGTTGGAACAACTTAATATTGAGTCCCGCTTTGTCGACGGTATGCGAGTCACTGATAGCAAAACCATGGATGTGGTTGAAATGGTGCTGGGTGGCAGCGTCAACAAGGAGATTGTCAACCTGCTCAATCATAACGGCGGTAAAGCCGTCGGTATTACCGGCAAGGACGGCGATTTAATTCGCGCTAAAAAAATGCAGGTCAGCCAGCAAACCCCGGAAATGACTGCCCCTGAAATCATCGATATTGGCCATGTGGGCGAAGTCGAATCCATTGATACCAGCGTTCTCGATATGCTGGTCAACAGCAACTTTATCCCGGTTATTGCCCCGATTGGTGTGGGCAGTGATGGCAGCTCTTACAATATCAATGCCGATCTGGTCGCCGGGAAAATAGCCGAAGTCTTAATGGCTGAAAAGCTGATGCTATTAACCAATGTTGCCGGTCTGCTGGATAAGCAAGGTGAAGTGCTCACCGGCATGAGCACCCAACAGGTAGATGATTTAATTGCTGATGGCACTATCTATGGTGGCATGCTGCCCAAAATACGTTGCGCTCAGGATGCGGTCAAAGCCGGTGTAACCAGCTCTCATATTATCGATGGCCGAGTTCCCCATGCCGTTTTATTGGAAATCTTTACCGATGAAGGTGTGGGCACACTGATCACAAATCGCAGCCTATAG
- a CDS encoding phosphomannomutase/phosphoglucomutase, whose translation MISNTSIVAQAQSLADSQVSLLDQALTQLRLRLSNIALSENLLDALEQQDKNSITRYREELSRAFPEAVSVKLIELGPLGIASLNKESRKLRNNIELDLLRHVSNGNNVEPEAYKFEGKWLFSLAEPVKDTDKKYASAAILITLDEQYLRTLFGQLDNSLGQTQLIQQFKNKRHLITSTGISGNNDFLVTAEASVSQWQLNFTPSAELVAKSGHSANSLWLIMGVALLATLVAAANAVITLQKALAENLERLLKAKTKTLPDFNLPGFNQAAEQLKEKLSQSPEPPPPPSPEPAKAAPPEEESLLVLDEIEEDEDGLSLPDHLPEAIFRAYDIRGLADSELTDEVVYAIGLAVGSEALDQGQQSVIVAADGRHSSPRIRDALVKGLTASGRDVIDIGTQPTPLMYFATHQLGTQSGVMITGSHNPSEYNGIKIVIGGKALSGAAISSLKERINTNTLAGGRGQYQAQDIEQSYIDYIINDVAIAQPLKIVLDAGNGVAGAIAPQLFEELGCEVIPLYCEVDGDFPNHHPDPTVEANLVDLKKHVHEQQADLGIAFDGDGDRLGVVTASGKSVPADRLLMLLAQDVVSRNPGADVLFDVKCTRNLNTLISNYGGRPIMWKTGHSFMKEKMAETGALLGGEFSGHIFFKERWFGFDDGMYAAARLIEILSTTDPDLDLQLEAFPESIGSPELKVETTESQKFVIIEQLVSTAQFEDGKISTLDGLRVDFPDGWGLVRASNTTPMLILRFEADTDEAMARIQSQFKDQLAGIDNSLQFGF comes from the coding sequence ATGATAAGCAATACCAGCATTGTGGCCCAAGCCCAAAGCCTGGCCGATAGTCAGGTCTCCCTGCTGGACCAGGCCCTGACTCAGCTTAGGCTACGGTTATCCAATATTGCCCTGTCGGAAAACCTGCTGGACGCACTGGAGCAACAGGATAAAAACAGCATCACTCGCTACCGTGAAGAACTGAGCAGAGCCTTTCCCGAGGCAGTCAGCGTCAAACTGATTGAGCTGGGACCACTGGGTATTGCCTCGCTCAATAAAGAGAGCCGTAAGCTGCGCAACAATATCGAACTGGATTTATTACGCCATGTCAGCAACGGCAATAACGTCGAACCTGAGGCCTACAAATTTGAAGGCAAATGGTTATTTTCTTTGGCTGAACCGGTTAAAGATACCGATAAGAAATATGCCAGCGCCGCTATTCTAATCACCCTGGATGAGCAGTACTTACGGACACTGTTTGGCCAACTGGATAATAGTCTGGGGCAGACCCAGTTAATTCAGCAATTTAAAAACAAGCGCCACCTGATTACCTCTACCGGGATCTCCGGCAATAATGATTTTCTGGTCACCGCAGAAGCTTCCGTTTCCCAATGGCAGCTTAACTTTACACCGTCCGCGGAGCTGGTTGCCAAAAGTGGCCACAGTGCCAATAGCCTCTGGCTGATTATGGGAGTGGCCTTACTCGCCACGCTGGTGGCCGCCGCCAATGCCGTCATCACCTTGCAGAAAGCGCTGGCAGAGAATTTAGAGCGATTGCTTAAAGCCAAAACTAAAACGCTGCCTGACTTTAATCTACCCGGGTTTAATCAAGCGGCAGAGCAACTCAAAGAAAAGCTCAGCCAGAGCCCAGAGCCCCCGCCGCCGCCCAGCCCAGAGCCCGCAAAGGCAGCGCCGCCGGAAGAAGAGTCCCTATTAGTGCTGGATGAAATCGAGGAGGACGAGGACGGTTTATCCCTTCCCGACCACCTGCCAGAGGCTATCTTTCGCGCCTATGATATTCGCGGTCTGGCCGATTCCGAGCTGACCGACGAAGTAGTTTATGCCATAGGCTTGGCGGTAGGTAGTGAAGCTCTGGATCAGGGCCAGCAAAGCGTGATTGTTGCCGCCGACGGCCGCCACAGCTCACCCAGAATTCGCGATGCTTTAGTGAAGGGCCTAACCGCCAGTGGCCGGGATGTTATCGATATCGGCACCCAGCCCACCCCGCTGATGTATTTTGCAACCCACCAACTGGGCACCCAGAGCGGGGTTATGATTACCGGCAGCCACAACCCTTCAGAATATAACGGCATCAAGATTGTTATTGGCGGCAAGGCCCTCTCTGGAGCTGCCATTAGCTCACTGAAAGAGCGCATTAACACTAACACCCTGGCCGGCGGCAGGGGCCAGTATCAGGCGCAGGATATTGAGCAAAGTTATATTGATTACATTATCAATGATGTCGCTATTGCCCAGCCCCTAAAAATCGTCCTGGATGCCGGTAACGGTGTGGCAGGTGCCATTGCACCGCAGCTGTTTGAAGAACTGGGCTGCGAGGTAATCCCTCTCTATTGCGAAGTCGATGGCGACTTCCCGAACCACCACCCGGACCCCACCGTTGAAGCCAACCTCGTGGATTTAAAAAAACACGTACACGAGCAACAAGCTGACCTGGGCATTGCCTTTGATGGCGATGGTGACCGCCTGGGCGTGGTGACCGCCTCAGGCAAGTCAGTACCAGCCGACCGCCTGTTGATGTTATTGGCCCAGGATGTGGTATCTCGTAACCCCGGTGCCGACGTCCTGTTTGATGTTAAATGCACACGCAACCTCAACACCCTAATTAGCAACTACGGTGGCCGCCCCATTATGTGGAAAACCGGCCACTCCTTTATGAAAGAAAAGATGGCTGAAACCGGCGCCCTATTGGGTGGCGAATTTAGCGGCCATATCTTCTTTAAAGAGCGCTGGTTCGGTTTTGATGACGGGATGTACGCCGCGGCCAGACTGATAGAAATTCTTAGCACCACCGACCCGGACCTGGACCTGCAACTGGAAGCCTTTCCGGAAAGCATCGGCTCTCCGGAGCTAAAAGTTGAAACCACCGAGTCGCAAAAGTTTGTGATTATTGAGCAGTTGGTCAGCACGGCTCAGTTTGAAGACGGCAAGATTTCCACACTGGATGGTTTGCGCGTAGACTTCCCCGATGGCTGGGGCCTGGTCAGGGCCTCAAACACCACGCCGATGTTGATTCTTCGCTTTGAAGCCGATACCGACGAGGCAATGGCCAGAATACAATCCCAATTTAAAGATCAACTGGCTGGCATTGATAATAGCCTTCAGTTTGGTTTCTAA